The following proteins come from a genomic window of Palaemon carinicauda isolate YSFRI2023 chromosome 12, ASM3689809v2, whole genome shotgun sequence:
- the LOC137651022 gene encoding uncharacterized protein, translated as MVERPHRSLIASLMARFSDGNWKAQLLLVLLGLRTAPRSSEEPSSAEKVYRETIAVPSEFFPASSNENNQTPERIRSAIRKLILCHQTFNDTTKTFMPQDLRMCFFVFIRDDAHRPPPRRPYKGTYRVIDRNLRKAGKNRPSTKDTSSSKENDA; from the coding sequence atggtcgaACGGCCCCATCGGTCCCTCATAGCTTCCTTGATGGCCCGTTTCTCTGACGGCAACTGGAAGGCTCAGTTACTCTTGGTCCTCCTAGGACTACGCACCGCCCCCAGATCCAGTGAAGAACCATCATCAGCAGAAAAAGTTTACAGAGAAACCATAGCCGTGCCAAGTGAATTCTTCCCGGCGTCATCCAACGAAAACAACCAGACCCCGGAAAGAATCAGAAGCGCCATAAGGAAACTCATCCtgtgtcaccaaactttcaacgacACAACAAAAACGTTCATGCCGCAAGATCTACGTATGTGCTTCTTCGTTTTCATCCGTGATGACGCCCATCGACCCCCACCAAGACGCCCATACAAAGGAACCTACAGAGTCATCGACAGAAACCTCAGAAAAGCTGGAAAAAATAGGCCGTCAACCAAAGATACCTCCTCATCAAAAGAAAATGACGCATAA